One genomic window of Euwallacea fornicatus isolate EFF26 chromosome 7, ASM4011564v1, whole genome shotgun sequence includes the following:
- the LOC136340080 gene encoding G protein-activated inward rectifier potassium channel 3-like isoform X1, with translation MGDTTPSYLVNKRQGEIFAKFHIGSSTPDLPAFGAENNNGAVQKHPFDFGLQKVGTQASLITCNSSLPRNDGSKKSYRPNAVRKMRRRAVFKNGDCNILQSRISKRRLRYLQDIFTTLVDSQWRWTLTIFAIGFVGSWLIFALIWWLIAFTHGDLEEQHLPSNQLNSDWTPCVLNIWGFTSCFLFSIETQHTIGYGVRTTTEECPEAVFIMCLQSIAGMIIQAFMVGIVFAKMTRPKLRTQTLQFSKNTVICQRDGQLCLMFRVGDMRKSHIIGASIRAQLIRAKKTKEGEVLNNFQTELTVNADGCDGNLFFIWPMTIVHKIDCNSPFYHVSASDLLQERFEIVVILEGTIESTGQTTQARSSYLASEVLWGHRFEPVVYYNKDRQGYEVNYSKFDNNLAVDTPLCSGAELAEFYRIQDLPDSEKQALSSEQPSFLLKSPPVSLKNTSGDAKTLDIDDDSETRPFPTDYL, from the exons ATGGGAGACACCACTCCTTCCTATCTAGTCAACAAGAGGCAAGGGGagatttttgccaaatttcacaTCGGATCCAGCACCCCTGATCTACCCGCGTTTGGAGCGGAGAACAACAACGGCGCTGTGCAGAAACATCCCTTCGACTTCGGCCTGCAGAAAGTGGGAACGCAGGCCAGTTTGATTACGTGCAACAGCTCTTTGCCCAGGAACGATGGATCCAA GAAATCATATAGGCCAAATGCGGTGCGAAAAATGCGCAGAAGGGCCGTGTTCAAAAACGGGGACTGCAACATCCTGCAGTCACGAATCTCAAAGAGGCGTCTGCGCTATTTGCAGGACATTTTCACCACTTTAGTTGATTCCCAATGGAGGTGGACCCTTACGATATTCGCCATAGGATTTGTCG GTTCTTGGCTGATCTTCGCCCTTATATGGTGGCTGATTGCCTTCACCCATGGCGATCTAGAGGAGCAGCACCTTCCTAGCAACCAACTCAATTCAGACTGGACTCCCTGCGTCTTAAATATATGGGGTTTCACCTCCTGCTTCCTCTTCTCCATTGAAACTCAACACACTATTGGTTACGGAGTTAGGACTACTACTGAAGAATGTCCGGAGGCAGTTTTCATTATGTGTTTGCAAAGCATCGCCGGGATGATCATCCAGGCCTTCATG GTGGGCATAGTGTTTGCTAAAATGACACGTCCGAAGCTCAGAACTCaaactttgcaattttcaaaaaatactgtGATCTGTCAACGAGATGGCCAGTTGTGTTTGATGTTCCGAGTTGGAGATATGAGGAAGAGTCATATTATTGGGGCCAGTATACGTGCTCAGTTGATTAGAGCTAAGAAAACCAAAGAAGGAGAG gttttgaataatttccaaaCTGAGTTGACCGTAAATGCGGACGGTTGCGATGGAAACCTTTTCTTCATCTGGCCCATGACCATTGTCCACAAAATCGATTGCAATTCGCCCTTTTATCACGTGTCCGCCAGCGATTTGTTGCAGGAGCGATTCGAAATTGTAGTGATTTTAGAAG GTACAATCGAGAGTACCGGTCAAACCACTCAAGCAAGATCGAGCTATTTAGCCAGCGAAGTGCTTTGGGGGCATCGATTTGAGCCTGTAGTTTATTACAACAAGGACAGGCAAGGGTATGAGGTTAATTACtcgaaatttgataataatctAGCTGTGGATACGCCACTGTGTTCAGGAGCGGAGTTGGCTGAGTTTTATCGAATACAGGATTTACCAG attCCGAAAAGCAAGCTTTATCTTCAGAGCAGCCCAGCTTTCTCCTGAAATCACCGCCGGTTTCGTTGAAAAACACCTCAGGAGATGCGAAAACCCTTGATATTGATGATGATTCTGAGACCAGGCCATTCCCCACTGATTATTTATAA
- the LOC136340081 gene encoding ATP-sensitive inward rectifier potassium channel 11-like isoform X3 has protein sequence MPRRAIFKDGRKNVYRKKMSSMRRWKFLQDIFTTLLDAQWRWTLQFLALEFFGSWLIFALVWWLIAFTHGDLHEDHLPLRQAESGWTPCVVNIHGFHSAFLYSLETQHTTGYGLRVITEECPEAIFLMVCQCLIGMTLDSFAISIVFAKLIRSKHATNTVQFSRNGVISRRDGKLCFMFRVGDIRRSRLAAVNVRAILLKSERTREGELLQSYQNELSLKADEGPRSLFMVWPLTIYHEIDENSPIMDLTVPELRKGQRVEIIVVLDATVESTGVSIEAKSSYLSHEILWNHTFEPMVSFNREENCYEADWSKFDQTRVVNTHPTSLDEDADNETESPEVELLVAEQTDGKNELYLPLQFAEEFLKKRMIDSFEDEDDEFPIYQRPTGPELEKLRNTRSPSQMQNLKFNGYGEAIEECDESCEDLLCITTV, from the exons ATGCCTCGCAGGGCTATATTCAAAGACGGCCGCAAGAACGTTTACAGGAAGAAGATGTCTTCAATGCGCAGATGGAAGTTTCTGCAGGACATCTTCACGACTCTTTTGGACGCCCAGTGGAGGTGGACCCTTCAGTTTTTGG ctttggaattcttcgggtcTTGGCTGATTTTCGCCCTGGTTTGGTGGCTGATTGCGTTCACCCATGGCGATTTGCATGAGGACCATCTACCGCTGCGTCAAGCGGAATCAg GTTGGACTCCGTGTGTTGTCAACATCCACGGATTTCACTCGGCCTTCCTCTACTCTCTGGAGACGCAACACACCACAGGCTACGGCCTCAGAGTCATCACTGAAGAGTGTCCAGAAGCCATCTTCCTCATGGTTTGTCAGTGTCTCATAGGGATGACTCTGGATTCTTTCGCAATTA GTATAGTATTTGCAAAACTGATTCGGTCCAAACACGCTACAAATACGGTGCAATTCTCCCGAAACGGGGTGATTTCTAGGAGGGACGGAAAACTCTGTTTTATGTTCAGGGTGGGTGATATCAGGAGGAGTCGTTTGGCTGCTGTTAACGTTAGGGCAATTTTGCTGAAATCTGAAAGGACTAGAGAGGGAGAGCTTCTGCAAAGCTATCAAAATG AGCTGTCTCTGAAGGCAGACGAAGGCCCCCGTAGCTTGTTTATGGTTTGGCCTCTAACAATTTATCACGAAATTGACGAAAACTCGCCCATTATGGACTTGACCGTGCCGGAGTTGAGGAAAGGCCAGAGGGTTGAGATAATTGTGGTGTTGGATGCCACAGTGGAAAGCACTG GGGTCTCAATTGAGGCTAAATCAAGTTACTTATCCCATGAAATTTTGTGGAACCACACGTTTGAACCCATGGTGTCGTTCAACAGAGAAGAGAATTGTTATGAAGCAGATTGGAGCAAATTTGACCAAACTCGAGTGGTGAATACGCATCCGACGAGTCTCGACGAAGACGCAGATAACGAAACTGAGAGTCCAG AAGTCGAATTACTGGTCGCGGAACAGACTGATGGGAAAAACGAGTTATATCTGCCACTGCAGTTTGCTGAAGAGTTTCTCAAGAAGAGAATGATAGACAGCTTTGAAGACGAagatgatgaatttccaatataCCAAAGGCCTACCGGTCCGGAATTGGAGAAATTGAGAAATACCAGGAGTCCCTCTCAAATGCAAAATCTCAAGTTTAATGGTTATGGTGAGGCTATAGAGGAGTGCGATGAAAGTTGTGAAGATTTATTGTGTATAACTACGGTTTAA
- the LOC136340081 gene encoding ATP-sensitive inward rectifier potassium channel 11-like isoform X1, protein MTIWDVRWLSQKAEDVRGKTWIPWKSRKMPRRAIFKDGRKNVYRKKMSSMRRWKFLQDIFTTLLDAQWRWTLQFLALEFFGSWLIFALVWWLIAFTHGDLHEDHLPLRQAESGWTPCVVNIHGFHSAFLYSLETQHTTGYGLRVITEECPEAIFLMVCQCLIGMTLDSFAISIVFAKLIRSKHATNTVQFSRNGVISRRDGKLCFMFRVGDIRRSRLAAVNVRAILLKSERTREGELLQSYQNELSLKADEGPRSLFMVWPLTIYHEIDENSPIMDLTVPELRKGQRVEIIVVLDATVESTGVSIEAKSSYLSHEILWNHTFEPMVSFNREENCYEADWSKFDQTRVVNTHPTSLDEDADNETESPEVELLVAEQTDGKNELYLPLQFAEEFLKKRMIDSFEDEDDEFPIYQRPTGPELEKLRNTRSPSQMQNLKFNGYGEAIEECDESCEDLLCITTV, encoded by the exons ATGACCATCTGGGACGTGCGATGGCTCTCTCAGAAGGCCGAAGATGTGCGCGG GAAGACCTGGATCCCGTGGAAGTCCCGAAAAATGCCTCGCAGGGCTATATTCAAAGACGGCCGCAAGAACGTTTACAGGAAGAAGATGTCTTCAATGCGCAGATGGAAGTTTCTGCAGGACATCTTCACGACTCTTTTGGACGCCCAGTGGAGGTGGACCCTTCAGTTTTTGG ctttggaattcttcgggtcTTGGCTGATTTTCGCCCTGGTTTGGTGGCTGATTGCGTTCACCCATGGCGATTTGCATGAGGACCATCTACCGCTGCGTCAAGCGGAATCAg GTTGGACTCCGTGTGTTGTCAACATCCACGGATTTCACTCGGCCTTCCTCTACTCTCTGGAGACGCAACACACCACAGGCTACGGCCTCAGAGTCATCACTGAAGAGTGTCCAGAAGCCATCTTCCTCATGGTTTGTCAGTGTCTCATAGGGATGACTCTGGATTCTTTCGCAATTA GTATAGTATTTGCAAAACTGATTCGGTCCAAACACGCTACAAATACGGTGCAATTCTCCCGAAACGGGGTGATTTCTAGGAGGGACGGAAAACTCTGTTTTATGTTCAGGGTGGGTGATATCAGGAGGAGTCGTTTGGCTGCTGTTAACGTTAGGGCAATTTTGCTGAAATCTGAAAGGACTAGAGAGGGAGAGCTTCTGCAAAGCTATCAAAATG AGCTGTCTCTGAAGGCAGACGAAGGCCCCCGTAGCTTGTTTATGGTTTGGCCTCTAACAATTTATCACGAAATTGACGAAAACTCGCCCATTATGGACTTGACCGTGCCGGAGTTGAGGAAAGGCCAGAGGGTTGAGATAATTGTGGTGTTGGATGCCACAGTGGAAAGCACTG GGGTCTCAATTGAGGCTAAATCAAGTTACTTATCCCATGAAATTTTGTGGAACCACACGTTTGAACCCATGGTGTCGTTCAACAGAGAAGAGAATTGTTATGAAGCAGATTGGAGCAAATTTGACCAAACTCGAGTGGTGAATACGCATCCGACGAGTCTCGACGAAGACGCAGATAACGAAACTGAGAGTCCAG AAGTCGAATTACTGGTCGCGGAACAGACTGATGGGAAAAACGAGTTATATCTGCCACTGCAGTTTGCTGAAGAGTTTCTCAAGAAGAGAATGATAGACAGCTTTGAAGACGAagatgatgaatttccaatataCCAAAGGCCTACCGGTCCGGAATTGGAGAAATTGAGAAATACCAGGAGTCCCTCTCAAATGCAAAATCTCAAGTTTAATGGTTATGGTGAGGCTATAGAGGAGTGCGATGAAAGTTGTGAAGATTTATTGTGTATAACTACGGTTTAA
- the LOC136340080 gene encoding G protein-activated inward rectifier potassium channel 3-like isoform X2 has protein sequence MERAGDKGYLLEPEKGSPQISANGDLTPGVYYYQRFHSSPGSPVSRKSYRPNAVRKMRRRAVFKNGDCNILQSRISKRRLRYLQDIFTTLVDSQWRWTLTIFAIGFVGSWLIFALIWWLIAFTHGDLEEQHLPSNQLNSDWTPCVLNIWGFTSCFLFSIETQHTIGYGVRTTTEECPEAVFIMCLQSIAGMIIQAFMVGIVFAKMTRPKLRTQTLQFSKNTVICQRDGQLCLMFRVGDMRKSHIIGASIRAQLIRAKKTKEGEVLNNFQTELTVNADGCDGNLFFIWPMTIVHKIDCNSPFYHVSASDLLQERFEIVVILEGTIESTGQTTQARSSYLASEVLWGHRFEPVVYYNKDRQGYEVNYSKFDNNLAVDTPLCSGAELAEFYRIQDLPDSEKQALSSEQPSFLLKSPPVSLKNTSGDAKTLDIDDDSETRPFPTDYL, from the exons ATGGAACGCGCCGGTGACAAGGGGTATCTGCTGGAGCCTGAAAAGGGATCTCCCCAGATTTCCGCCAACGGGGATTTGACCCCTGGGGTTTATTATTATCAGAGATTTCATTCGAGCCCTGGTTCTCCCGTAAGCAG GAAATCATATAGGCCAAATGCGGTGCGAAAAATGCGCAGAAGGGCCGTGTTCAAAAACGGGGACTGCAACATCCTGCAGTCACGAATCTCAAAGAGGCGTCTGCGCTATTTGCAGGACATTTTCACCACTTTAGTTGATTCCCAATGGAGGTGGACCCTTACGATATTCGCCATAGGATTTGTCG GTTCTTGGCTGATCTTCGCCCTTATATGGTGGCTGATTGCCTTCACCCATGGCGATCTAGAGGAGCAGCACCTTCCTAGCAACCAACTCAATTCAGACTGGACTCCCTGCGTCTTAAATATATGGGGTTTCACCTCCTGCTTCCTCTTCTCCATTGAAACTCAACACACTATTGGTTACGGAGTTAGGACTACTACTGAAGAATGTCCGGAGGCAGTTTTCATTATGTGTTTGCAAAGCATCGCCGGGATGATCATCCAGGCCTTCATG GTGGGCATAGTGTTTGCTAAAATGACACGTCCGAAGCTCAGAACTCaaactttgcaattttcaaaaaatactgtGATCTGTCAACGAGATGGCCAGTTGTGTTTGATGTTCCGAGTTGGAGATATGAGGAAGAGTCATATTATTGGGGCCAGTATACGTGCTCAGTTGATTAGAGCTAAGAAAACCAAAGAAGGAGAG gttttgaataatttccaaaCTGAGTTGACCGTAAATGCGGACGGTTGCGATGGAAACCTTTTCTTCATCTGGCCCATGACCATTGTCCACAAAATCGATTGCAATTCGCCCTTTTATCACGTGTCCGCCAGCGATTTGTTGCAGGAGCGATTCGAAATTGTAGTGATTTTAGAAG GTACAATCGAGAGTACCGGTCAAACCACTCAAGCAAGATCGAGCTATTTAGCCAGCGAAGTGCTTTGGGGGCATCGATTTGAGCCTGTAGTTTATTACAACAAGGACAGGCAAGGGTATGAGGTTAATTACtcgaaatttgataataatctAGCTGTGGATACGCCACTGTGTTCAGGAGCGGAGTTGGCTGAGTTTTATCGAATACAGGATTTACCAG attCCGAAAAGCAAGCTTTATCTTCAGAGCAGCCCAGCTTTCTCCTGAAATCACCGCCGGTTTCGTTGAAAAACACCTCAGGAGATGCGAAAACCCTTGATATTGATGATGATTCTGAGACCAGGCCATTCCCCACTGATTATTTATAA
- the LOC136340080 gene encoding G protein-activated inward rectifier potassium channel 3-like isoform X3, which translates to MTVDNTKIHWIKRKLKNLGRKSYRPNAVRKMRRRAVFKNGDCNILQSRISKRRLRYLQDIFTTLVDSQWRWTLTIFAIGFVGSWLIFALIWWLIAFTHGDLEEQHLPSNQLNSDWTPCVLNIWGFTSCFLFSIETQHTIGYGVRTTTEECPEAVFIMCLQSIAGMIIQAFMVGIVFAKMTRPKLRTQTLQFSKNTVICQRDGQLCLMFRVGDMRKSHIIGASIRAQLIRAKKTKEGEVLNNFQTELTVNADGCDGNLFFIWPMTIVHKIDCNSPFYHVSASDLLQERFEIVVILEGTIESTGQTTQARSSYLASEVLWGHRFEPVVYYNKDRQGYEVNYSKFDNNLAVDTPLCSGAELAEFYRIQDLPDSEKQALSSEQPSFLLKSPPVSLKNTSGDAKTLDIDDDSETRPFPTDYL; encoded by the exons ATGACCGTTGACAATACTAAAATACACTGGATCAAGAGGAAACTGAAGAACTTAGGAAG GAAATCATATAGGCCAAATGCGGTGCGAAAAATGCGCAGAAGGGCCGTGTTCAAAAACGGGGACTGCAACATCCTGCAGTCACGAATCTCAAAGAGGCGTCTGCGCTATTTGCAGGACATTTTCACCACTTTAGTTGATTCCCAATGGAGGTGGACCCTTACGATATTCGCCATAGGATTTGTCG GTTCTTGGCTGATCTTCGCCCTTATATGGTGGCTGATTGCCTTCACCCATGGCGATCTAGAGGAGCAGCACCTTCCTAGCAACCAACTCAATTCAGACTGGACTCCCTGCGTCTTAAATATATGGGGTTTCACCTCCTGCTTCCTCTTCTCCATTGAAACTCAACACACTATTGGTTACGGAGTTAGGACTACTACTGAAGAATGTCCGGAGGCAGTTTTCATTATGTGTTTGCAAAGCATCGCCGGGATGATCATCCAGGCCTTCATG GTGGGCATAGTGTTTGCTAAAATGACACGTCCGAAGCTCAGAACTCaaactttgcaattttcaaaaaatactgtGATCTGTCAACGAGATGGCCAGTTGTGTTTGATGTTCCGAGTTGGAGATATGAGGAAGAGTCATATTATTGGGGCCAGTATACGTGCTCAGTTGATTAGAGCTAAGAAAACCAAAGAAGGAGAG gttttgaataatttccaaaCTGAGTTGACCGTAAATGCGGACGGTTGCGATGGAAACCTTTTCTTCATCTGGCCCATGACCATTGTCCACAAAATCGATTGCAATTCGCCCTTTTATCACGTGTCCGCCAGCGATTTGTTGCAGGAGCGATTCGAAATTGTAGTGATTTTAGAAG GTACAATCGAGAGTACCGGTCAAACCACTCAAGCAAGATCGAGCTATTTAGCCAGCGAAGTGCTTTGGGGGCATCGATTTGAGCCTGTAGTTTATTACAACAAGGACAGGCAAGGGTATGAGGTTAATTACtcgaaatttgataataatctAGCTGTGGATACGCCACTGTGTTCAGGAGCGGAGTTGGCTGAGTTTTATCGAATACAGGATTTACCAG attCCGAAAAGCAAGCTTTATCTTCAGAGCAGCCCAGCTTTCTCCTGAAATCACCGCCGGTTTCGTTGAAAAACACCTCAGGAGATGCGAAAACCCTTGATATTGATGATGATTCTGAGACCAGGCCATTCCCCACTGATTATTTATAA
- the LOC136340081 gene encoding ATP-sensitive inward rectifier potassium channel 11-like isoform X2: protein MKTWIPWKSRKMPRRAIFKDGRKNVYRKKMSSMRRWKFLQDIFTTLLDAQWRWTLQFLALEFFGSWLIFALVWWLIAFTHGDLHEDHLPLRQAESGWTPCVVNIHGFHSAFLYSLETQHTTGYGLRVITEECPEAIFLMVCQCLIGMTLDSFAISIVFAKLIRSKHATNTVQFSRNGVISRRDGKLCFMFRVGDIRRSRLAAVNVRAILLKSERTREGELLQSYQNELSLKADEGPRSLFMVWPLTIYHEIDENSPIMDLTVPELRKGQRVEIIVVLDATVESTGVSIEAKSSYLSHEILWNHTFEPMVSFNREENCYEADWSKFDQTRVVNTHPTSLDEDADNETESPEVELLVAEQTDGKNELYLPLQFAEEFLKKRMIDSFEDEDDEFPIYQRPTGPELEKLRNTRSPSQMQNLKFNGYGEAIEECDESCEDLLCITTV, encoded by the exons AT GAAGACCTGGATCCCGTGGAAGTCCCGAAAAATGCCTCGCAGGGCTATATTCAAAGACGGCCGCAAGAACGTTTACAGGAAGAAGATGTCTTCAATGCGCAGATGGAAGTTTCTGCAGGACATCTTCACGACTCTTTTGGACGCCCAGTGGAGGTGGACCCTTCAGTTTTTGG ctttggaattcttcgggtcTTGGCTGATTTTCGCCCTGGTTTGGTGGCTGATTGCGTTCACCCATGGCGATTTGCATGAGGACCATCTACCGCTGCGTCAAGCGGAATCAg GTTGGACTCCGTGTGTTGTCAACATCCACGGATTTCACTCGGCCTTCCTCTACTCTCTGGAGACGCAACACACCACAGGCTACGGCCTCAGAGTCATCACTGAAGAGTGTCCAGAAGCCATCTTCCTCATGGTTTGTCAGTGTCTCATAGGGATGACTCTGGATTCTTTCGCAATTA GTATAGTATTTGCAAAACTGATTCGGTCCAAACACGCTACAAATACGGTGCAATTCTCCCGAAACGGGGTGATTTCTAGGAGGGACGGAAAACTCTGTTTTATGTTCAGGGTGGGTGATATCAGGAGGAGTCGTTTGGCTGCTGTTAACGTTAGGGCAATTTTGCTGAAATCTGAAAGGACTAGAGAGGGAGAGCTTCTGCAAAGCTATCAAAATG AGCTGTCTCTGAAGGCAGACGAAGGCCCCCGTAGCTTGTTTATGGTTTGGCCTCTAACAATTTATCACGAAATTGACGAAAACTCGCCCATTATGGACTTGACCGTGCCGGAGTTGAGGAAAGGCCAGAGGGTTGAGATAATTGTGGTGTTGGATGCCACAGTGGAAAGCACTG GGGTCTCAATTGAGGCTAAATCAAGTTACTTATCCCATGAAATTTTGTGGAACCACACGTTTGAACCCATGGTGTCGTTCAACAGAGAAGAGAATTGTTATGAAGCAGATTGGAGCAAATTTGACCAAACTCGAGTGGTGAATACGCATCCGACGAGTCTCGACGAAGACGCAGATAACGAAACTGAGAGTCCAG AAGTCGAATTACTGGTCGCGGAACAGACTGATGGGAAAAACGAGTTATATCTGCCACTGCAGTTTGCTGAAGAGTTTCTCAAGAAGAGAATGATAGACAGCTTTGAAGACGAagatgatgaatttccaatataCCAAAGGCCTACCGGTCCGGAATTGGAGAAATTGAGAAATACCAGGAGTCCCTCTCAAATGCAAAATCTCAAGTTTAATGGTTATGGTGAGGCTATAGAGGAGTGCGATGAAAGTTGTGAAGATTTATTGTGTATAACTACGGTTTAA
- the LOC136340080 gene encoding ATP-sensitive inward rectifier potassium channel 12-like isoform X4 yields the protein MRRRAVFKNGDCNILQSRISKRRLRYLQDIFTTLVDSQWRWTLTIFAIGFVGSWLIFALIWWLIAFTHGDLEEQHLPSNQLNSDWTPCVLNIWGFTSCFLFSIETQHTIGYGVRTTTEECPEAVFIMCLQSIAGMIIQAFMVGIVFAKMTRPKLRTQTLQFSKNTVICQRDGQLCLMFRVGDMRKSHIIGASIRAQLIRAKKTKEGEVLNNFQTELTVNADGCDGNLFFIWPMTIVHKIDCNSPFYHVSASDLLQERFEIVVILEGTIESTGQTTQARSSYLASEVLWGHRFEPVVYYNKDRQGYEVNYSKFDNNLAVDTPLCSGAELAEFYRIQDLPDSEKQALSSEQPSFLLKSPPVSLKNTSGDAKTLDIDDDSETRPFPTDYL from the exons ATGCGCAGAAGGGCCGTGTTCAAAAACGGGGACTGCAACATCCTGCAGTCACGAATCTCAAAGAGGCGTCTGCGCTATTTGCAGGACATTTTCACCACTTTAGTTGATTCCCAATGGAGGTGGACCCTTACGATATTCGCCATAGGATTTGTCG GTTCTTGGCTGATCTTCGCCCTTATATGGTGGCTGATTGCCTTCACCCATGGCGATCTAGAGGAGCAGCACCTTCCTAGCAACCAACTCAATTCAGACTGGACTCCCTGCGTCTTAAATATATGGGGTTTCACCTCCTGCTTCCTCTTCTCCATTGAAACTCAACACACTATTGGTTACGGAGTTAGGACTACTACTGAAGAATGTCCGGAGGCAGTTTTCATTATGTGTTTGCAAAGCATCGCCGGGATGATCATCCAGGCCTTCATG GTGGGCATAGTGTTTGCTAAAATGACACGTCCGAAGCTCAGAACTCaaactttgcaattttcaaaaaatactgtGATCTGTCAACGAGATGGCCAGTTGTGTTTGATGTTCCGAGTTGGAGATATGAGGAAGAGTCATATTATTGGGGCCAGTATACGTGCTCAGTTGATTAGAGCTAAGAAAACCAAAGAAGGAGAG gttttgaataatttccaaaCTGAGTTGACCGTAAATGCGGACGGTTGCGATGGAAACCTTTTCTTCATCTGGCCCATGACCATTGTCCACAAAATCGATTGCAATTCGCCCTTTTATCACGTGTCCGCCAGCGATTTGTTGCAGGAGCGATTCGAAATTGTAGTGATTTTAGAAG GTACAATCGAGAGTACCGGTCAAACCACTCAAGCAAGATCGAGCTATTTAGCCAGCGAAGTGCTTTGGGGGCATCGATTTGAGCCTGTAGTTTATTACAACAAGGACAGGCAAGGGTATGAGGTTAATTACtcgaaatttgataataatctAGCTGTGGATACGCCACTGTGTTCAGGAGCGGAGTTGGCTGAGTTTTATCGAATACAGGATTTACCAG attCCGAAAAGCAAGCTTTATCTTCAGAGCAGCCCAGCTTTCTCCTGAAATCACCGCCGGTTTCGTTGAAAAACACCTCAGGAGATGCGAAAACCCTTGATATTGATGATGATTCTGAGACCAGGCCATTCCCCACTGATTATTTATAA